From Centropristis striata isolate RG_2023a ecotype Rhode Island chromosome 16, C.striata_1.0, whole genome shotgun sequence, a single genomic window includes:
- the LOC131988323 gene encoding adhesion G-protein coupled receptor G2-like gives MCWISDAVVHQGVNAGYYSVVFIFTFTVFVMTVRQIILLPASGKADGNSRIKTNSFSILGLFLLLGITWAFAFLSYGPLLTASYYIFTILNSFQGFFLFIYYYNSRMVVGEDKSTTVSSTATLNTSYDQQK, from the exons GTGCTGGATCTCTGATGCTGTCGTCCACCAGGGGGTGAACGCTGGTTACTACAGTGTAGTCTTCATCTTCACCTTCACTGTATTTGTAATGACTGTGCGGCAGATTATTCTCCTGCCTGCATCAGGGAAAGCTGATGGCAACAGCCGCATCAAGACAAACTCTTTCTCCATTCTCGGCCTGTTCCTCCTTCTTGGCATCACCTGGGCTTTTGCTTTCCTCAGCTATGGACCTCTGCTCACTGCCTCCTACTACATCTTCACCATCCTCAACTCCTTCCAAG GTTTCTTTCTGTTCATCTACTATTACAACAGCAGAATGGTTGTTGGAGAGGACAAGAGCACCACGGTCAGCAGCACAGCTACATTAAACACTTCCTACGATCAACAGaaataa